The Xyrauchen texanus isolate HMW12.3.18 chromosome 4, RBS_HiC_50CHRs, whole genome shotgun sequence genome segment GCGCAATCTTCAATTTTACGTAACGCTTTACCGTACAATTCCCAGTCCAGTCCTAGTGAGGAGGCGTATTGCTTTAGCTTGGATACCTCTATGAAATGACGGAGCTGAGCTGAGCTGTGTCCCACCCCCTCACCCCACACGGATGCTCTTGCATGGTGCGAACAGACTGTTGACATTACACGGACAAGAAATACAACAAACAGCATCAATCTCTAGTAAGTATGTGCACGATACCTCACTGGGATTAATTATATTGAACAATTAGTTACACTGTAGCGCGCAATGTTCTACATAAGATTTCCCGATGTAATACGAGTGTAGCCTACGTTGCGCAGTTTAAtgagaatatttaatattttgttgttggaACAACAATCCTGATATAAACGCAGGTTATTATAGTATATTTAACATTGTAATCGCGTTATAACATGATGACTAGGAAAGAGTTGCGTGCCAATCCGTGGAGGGAAAAATGTGCAGTAATATTTTGTCAGGTTGTCAAAATAAAACGATGCCATTACAGGATTTCTTATGATTTCATTTGAAAGGTTTAAGTTGAACTTTAGGCCTAAATTAGGGGAGGCTACAACATTGGCAAATAATTCATTTCTggtaattttgtcattattttcacaAAAGTGTAACACCACTATGTTTACCTTCTTGGCCTTCCCTGATTAATTTTGTCAGGGAATGTGTATGTTAAAATCTGTTAGGGTGAAGacaacttttttattttctttacgtcaaaacaaaaattaaaaccctcttcaaaaaattttttttgaaatAATATTGGGAAAgatttgaaatagatattaatttAGTTAATAGTAAGTGAAGGTATCAGTTATATTTTGATAGAAGATTTGTAAAACTGCATGATAAATGATGCTAGCTGATTAACATAATCTACAAAGGTGTTGTTGGCACAATTGGTTTTGGGGTTAGTTAGCACATAAAAACAGAAAAGtacaaaaatcaataaaaacaatttataacCTTCCTACATAGTATTTATCAACTTAATCCctctacatacacacatttataacaaaataatgtgtactactactgctactaattgctattatttttattacacgTACGGTTCAAGCTAACAAGCAAATTGTATACAATTagttaatatttttatgtttgattgttatgtgaaatgtttatgtaaaatggtttacatttacaagagtttacataggtaaaaaaaaaaattgtttaattccaaaacataaattaataatacattatagatAATCATTACTCATAGTAGTGATATataacaaaaaacactgtaaacactgtgacagCCAACCCCAATATGGGGCTGGTTTGCAAAAAAAGGCACagcataattttaataattaaagaaTAAGAGgcgaaaaatatttgtttatattgaatgcatttattttttacctaAGGACTTTCATCTGCACCTACTGTATTTGGGGTATTTTGACATTTGTTCCACCAGAGATATTAAAGAAAAATCAAAAGTGTGTCTCCCTTACCCAGCCGTAACAAGCATTGAGGGACCACAACATGGGATGTATGACGTCCCTCTTACATTCAGATTACTGGTCAACCAATTCGATTTATTCAATGGCTGATATTTAATCTATTACCTCCCCCATCCCAATCTTTTTTGGGGCTTTTTACTGGGATAGGGAAAGTAAAGAGGTGACAGGAAATGAGAGGGACGAGAGTGGGAATAGGATCAGGAAAGGACCTCACAAGCCAGGACTCGAACTCTGGTCAACCATGATGCGTCAGTACCACATGTCATGAGTGCAGCACCCTAGGCTATGGCTCTGACCCCCCATCCCACTCTTAAATATGGTTGCATCCATTCAAAGTCCTACGagtagtttttatttatatactaaTCCAAAGCACCATTTCAACCCTCTTAAAGTTTGTAGCATACATTATGTAACTACTTAACATTTGAATAGATAGTAAATATAATTGCACCATGCCAAAATTCAATATTGATAAAAAAGTGAAAGAAATCAGTATACTGTAAGTTATGGGGACACAAATGCTACACAAATGACACTTTCCTGAATAAGACCCAAGTCTATgactattttttatgttttagcaaaataataataataacagggTAAtagaatgtaaatgtaataaaagagAATGTGGCAAGAATAGAAGGATATGTATGATGCTCCAGTaaattctttcatttgatttacaGAGGTCATATGCATGTGTGGTGTTAAccattgtgtgtttgtatgaaatTATGTTGGCATCAAGGATGAAAAACACACTGATCAACCATTAATCTGAATTTGGGGTGTCCCCTTCATGTCTATGTATTCAAGACAACCAGGGCTGTAACCACCAGAAtgttgctgtgtgtgtttataccCTAGCAGTTCAGATCATCTCTGGTGTAGGTGTTTATACTGCCATGGCAAACAGGGGGCCAAGCTATGGGCTCAGCCGTGAGGTCCAAGAGAAGATTGAACAGAAGTATGATGCTGAGCTGGAGGCTCGGCTGGTGGAGTGGATCCTGGTCCAGTGTGGAGGCGACCTGGAGCGGCCGGAACCTGGCAAACAGAACTTCCAGAAATGGTTGATGAATGGAACAGTATGTGTTGAATGTTGAATTGgaacattatttgttttgtatcattttatttggtTTAATTGTTAAAAATAAGAATGATAGAAAATGATAACGAAAGGATCGTAACGAAACGATAGTAGTTGGTCTAAATAGTAcattaaaatctcttttaaaaatatcaagaAAAAATTGACTattcatgatatgacccctttgaAAAGAAAATACAGCAGTGAAATATGGAGTTCTTGGTTAAGTCACCTGGATAAATGGCATTATTGAGAATCTGGCAATTTTTGCATGCTTTCGGATATGCTGTCAGAGGATATTTTCTGGCACACGTAGATAAAGATGCTTGTTCTAACACAGCATTCTTGATGCATTTGAAATAATATGTCTCCCTCCCTTCCCTCTCCTCACCCCAGATTCTGTGTCATCTCATCAACAGTCTTTATCCCAGTGGAATGGAGCCTGTTAAGAAAATTACAGAAAGTAAAATGGTCTTTAAACAAATGGATACGATTTCTCAGTTCTTGCAGGGTGCTGAAGAATATGGAGTCAACAGAGGAGATATATTCCAAACTGTTGATCTTTGGgaaggtaacacacacacacaagcacacagacagacattaCAGAAACACATTTAACCCATTTCCCACATTATATTTGCGAATTAAATGCAGTTAGAATTTTTAAGAAATAATCTTAAAACTATGAAAGAAATATGCCGTTATTCTTTATCAtttccttttcataaaaaatatataaaaaatatatttatatacaatatatggGCCATTGTACCATTATACTATTTCAAACTGCAGtcacacaataaaaataattatacaaatacatttagaatTTAGATATTGATAGTTCATAAGAATATGTTATAATCTATTTAAACAGAATGCATTCATTG includes the following:
- the LOC127642297 gene encoding transgelin-3-like isoform X1, with product MLLHGANRLLTLHGQEIQQTASISTVQIISGVGVYTAMANRGPSYGLSREVQEKIEQKYDAELEARLVEWILVQCGGDLERPEPGKQNFQKWLMNGTILCHLINSLYPSGMEPVKKITESKMVFKQMDTISQFLQGAEEYGVNRGDIFQTVDLWEGKDMAAVQRTLMALGSEALTKDDGHYRGNKDWFHRKAKGKKREFSEEQLRQGRSLIGLQMRSNRGASQSGMTGYGTPRQIMRYDSPRHNGEQSNP
- the LOC127642297 gene encoding transgelin-3-like isoform X2, producing the protein MLLHGANRLLTLHGQEIQQTASISIQIISGVGVYTAMANRGPSYGLSREVQEKIEQKYDAELEARLVEWILVQCGGDLERPEPGKQNFQKWLMNGTILCHLINSLYPSGMEPVKKITESKMVFKQMDTISQFLQGAEEYGVNRGDIFQTVDLWEGKDMAAVQRTLMALGSEALTKDDGHYRGNKDWFHRKAKGKKREFSEEQLRQGRSLIGLQMRSNRGASQSGMTGYGTPRQIMRYDSPRHNGEQSNP